A single genomic interval of Leptospira montravelensis harbors:
- a CDS encoding tetratricopeptide repeat protein yields the protein MAEPIDKLSPEEIKQIETMFSALNKNPLSSEELNPMAKVLREKLGYTNPIAPSEPEPEGEEDPESAFDDFDNEGAGDTDANDPFTGLDEDDDFGPPKLPNREAEEDDGIDLDELLGEDGPKPTPTPAADDFDFDAPVTTPDEADPFASDSGTPEEADPFSDMGSSPTESFGDDPFANLDAIDEAPLEDKPAPDIGDDPFANLGGEDTPQATDEDLFAGFDSGSEEEAPAGDDFDFGGGDNPATGDDPFADMGSTPAATESFGDDPFASLGGEESPSTGSGSADDPFGDISTPGAGGDTSFGDDPFADMGSTPAATESFGDDPFASLGGEEGPSTPSRDNEPADIGGGFDDPFGDLGVGMEPPSLDDDLGAPSFDDLAPSIDDMPVSTMDDFGSDGPGGFEEDLMSLGKEEEPEESLEANLTDEELAVIQSELLRYPPKLRRTIIDTIVNQRIPVRNQKEIIELIKAQQKPEDIASYLSGLLGERVELSDSTGKFAADGVPIIASRDAYTKEGAARKRELVRRTILSSAAAVFLVFGIVTLWKYVIVPYRAKAQYALGLEKIEEFSYETDALEKKKLLADAENYFIKGEEIFPHNLEFLNKYCIAYTKAGQYERAFEKCFGKVEPDFGYEPEDKEHKRAWENRKEVPNISFAKKTEWNDAGVETAGRRPLPELSFYLTSQDKVPRKVLKAGAYIASRLKYNIHDIDTYIALGTFHSFHRKDFIEVPPGSNRKKYKNDHLAIEYFKRVFTDGGDPDNVDAIAGIAKIFYNKQEFGTAVKYYNDIIEKYPKNAIGHGGILSTYIEMWKRDKNPQYVLNHHRQVRNALNIEDELSLFVLAKLASFYIDLDSEEVRIKYNINPEDQVTGMEIDDNVEYLLNIAYGKEGGSKFAEGYYQRARFYFKKEEAARALKQLELASTYDIRHYLAVLLMAEYYIQTENYDEAVKLLREADDRYQNYRDRLGERDEDETLLEGSPGRISFNLGKIQFLEAAGINVTDNIREFPGKKIYPERSIGTLSYEEKERRNGLFMARESFLAALERDISKDPKIVRECYYYLGWIDYNHGDFAQSLDFWAELPEEDIYNNATLLFGKGNAFYYTRQYNAALGNYLKLKDDFELKEQSLGRIDTENSDHREVYETLTALYNNIGAVYEKKQDSINALKYYWKAMETARKIGSVSEIANSNKDLVFARAKLDREPLLEDWLAPTLDRLDQIKK from the coding sequence ATGGCTGAGCCGATAGACAAATTGAGTCCGGAAGAAATTAAACAAATCGAGACGATGTTTTCGGCTCTCAATAAAAATCCGCTTTCATCGGAAGAATTGAATCCGATGGCGAAGGTTTTACGTGAGAAACTGGGATATACAAATCCCATTGCGCCTTCTGAGCCAGAACCGGAAGGAGAGGAAGATCCTGAATCTGCCTTCGATGATTTTGATAACGAAGGGGCAGGTGATACAGACGCAAACGATCCATTTACTGGACTCGATGAGGACGATGATTTTGGTCCTCCCAAACTCCCCAACCGCGAAGCAGAAGAAGACGACGGCATTGATTTAGATGAACTTTTAGGTGAGGACGGCCCAAAACCCACTCCAACACCTGCTGCTGACGATTTTGATTTTGATGCACCTGTAACAACTCCAGACGAAGCCGATCCATTTGCCTCAGATTCAGGTACGCCGGAAGAGGCGGATCCTTTTTCTGATATGGGTTCCAGTCCTACCGAAAGTTTTGGTGATGATCCATTTGCTAATTTAGATGCCATTGATGAAGCTCCCTTAGAGGACAAACCGGCCCCTGACATAGGGGATGATCCCTTTGCCAATTTAGGTGGAGAGGATACACCACAGGCCACCGACGAAGACCTGTTTGCTGGTTTTGATAGTGGATCGGAAGAAGAGGCTCCTGCAGGAGATGATTTTGATTTTGGTGGTGGCGATAACCCTGCCACTGGTGATGATCCATTTGCGGATATGGGTTCGACCCCAGCCGCGACAGAGAGTTTTGGTGATGACCCATTTGCTAGTTTAGGTGGAGAGGAAAGTCCTTCTACTGGTTCAGGTTCCGCCGATGATCCGTTTGGTGATATTTCCACTCCGGGTGCTGGTGGAGATACTTCTTTTGGTGACGATCCATTCGCAGATATGGGTTCGACACCTGCTGCTACAGAAAGTTTTGGTGATGATCCATTTGCTAGTTTAGGTGGGGAGGAAGGTCCTTCGACTCCTTCCAGAGACAATGAACCTGCCGACATAGGTGGTGGATTTGATGATCCATTCGGTGACTTGGGTGTGGGTATGGAACCACCAAGTTTGGATGATGATTTAGGCGCACCTTCTTTTGACGATTTGGCACCATCGATTGATGATATGCCAGTTTCTACGATGGATGATTTTGGTTCTGATGGGCCAGGGGGATTTGAGGAAGACCTCATGTCTCTCGGTAAAGAAGAAGAACCAGAAGAATCACTCGAAGCCAACTTAACTGATGAAGAGTTGGCGGTGATTCAATCCGAATTACTTCGTTACCCGCCGAAACTAAGACGTACCATCATTGATACGATTGTGAACCAAAGGATTCCGGTTCGTAATCAAAAAGAAATCATAGAGCTCATTAAGGCACAACAAAAACCAGAGGACATTGCTAGTTACTTAAGTGGCCTTCTGGGAGAACGAGTCGAACTCAGTGACTCCACTGGAAAGTTTGCTGCAGATGGTGTTCCCATCATTGCCAGTCGCGATGCTTACACCAAAGAAGGTGCTGCCCGCAAACGAGAGTTAGTTCGTAGAACCATTCTTTCTTCTGCCGCTGCCGTATTTCTTGTCTTTGGAATTGTGACACTTTGGAAATATGTGATTGTTCCCTATCGTGCAAAAGCACAATACGCACTTGGTCTTGAAAAAATTGAAGAGTTTAGTTATGAAACTGATGCTTTAGAAAAGAAAAAACTGCTAGCCGACGCAGAAAATTATTTTATCAAAGGGGAAGAAATTTTCCCACATAACTTAGAATTTTTGAATAAATATTGTATTGCTTATACCAAAGCCGGTCAGTATGAAAGAGCCTTTGAAAAATGTTTTGGGAAAGTGGAACCTGATTTTGGGTATGAACCAGAAGATAAGGAACACAAAAGAGCATGGGAAAATAGAAAAGAAGTACCAAACATTAGTTTTGCGAAAAAAACAGAATGGAATGATGCAGGTGTCGAAACTGCTGGAAGACGGCCGTTACCGGAACTATCTTTTTACCTTACCTCACAAGATAAAGTTCCAAGAAAGGTTTTAAAAGCGGGTGCCTACATTGCTTCTCGCCTAAAATACAACATTCACGACATAGATACTTACATTGCCCTTGGAACCTTTCACTCTTTCCATAGAAAGGATTTTATAGAAGTTCCACCGGGAAGTAATCGCAAAAAATATAAAAACGATCACCTTGCGATAGAATACTTCAAACGAGTGTTTACCGATGGGGGAGATCCTGATAACGTAGATGCGATTGCTGGAATCGCCAAGATATTTTACAACAAACAAGAGTTTGGAACAGCTGTTAAATACTATAACGATATCATTGAAAAGTATCCGAAAAATGCGATTGGACATGGTGGAATTCTATCAACCTACATCGAAATGTGGAAACGTGATAAAAATCCTCAGTATGTGCTCAACCACCACAGACAGGTTCGGAATGCTCTCAACATTGAAGATGAACTTTCGCTCTTTGTACTTGCAAAACTTGCCTCCTTTTATATTGATTTGGATTCTGAAGAAGTTCGAATCAAATACAATATCAACCCTGAAGACCAAGTCACAGGGATGGAAATTGATGATAATGTGGAATACCTTCTAAACATTGCCTATGGCAAAGAGGGTGGATCTAAATTTGCAGAAGGGTATTACCAAAGAGCTAGATTCTATTTCAAAAAAGAAGAGGCAGCTCGTGCCCTAAAACAATTGGAATTGGCATCAACCTATGACATTCGCCATTATTTAGCAGTGCTTCTTATGGCAGAATACTATATCCAAACGGAAAATTATGATGAGGCCGTCAAACTACTTAGAGAAGCCGATGACCGTTACCAAAATTATAGAGATCGACTTGGAGAAAGAGATGAGGATGAAACCTTACTCGAAGGAAGCCCGGGAAGGATTTCGTTTAACTTAGGTAAAATCCAATTTTTAGAAGCTGCAGGCATTAACGTAACAGACAATATACGAGAGTTCCCTGGTAAAAAAATCTATCCTGAGCGTAGCATTGGAACCCTTTCTTATGAAGAAAAAGAAAGAAGAAACGGACTTTTTATGGCTCGTGAATCTTTCCTTGCAGCCCTGGAACGAGACATCTCCAAAGATCCTAAGATTGTGAGAGAATGTTATTATTATTTGGGTTGGATCGATTACAATCATGGAGACTTTGCACAAAGTTTAGATTTTTGGGCCGAACTTCCTGAAGAAGATATTTATAATAACGCAACCTTACTTTTTGGAAAAGGGAATGCATTCTATTATACAAGACAGTACAATGCTGCTCTAGGCAACTATCTAAAGTTAAAGGATGATTTTGAACTCAAAGAACAAAGTTTGGGTCGAATCGATACCGAAAACTCTGATCATAGAGAAGTATACGAAACTTTAACGGCTCTTTATAATAATATTGGGGCTGTGTATGAGAAAAAACAAGATTCCATCAATGCCCTCAAATACTACTGGAAGGCAATGGAAACGGCTCGTAAAATTGGATCTGTGAGTGAGATTGCAAACTCTAACAAAGATTTGGTATTTGCTCGGGCCAAACTTGACCGCGAACCACTCCTCGAGGATTGGTTGGCACCAACACTAGATCGATTAGACCAAATTAAAAAATAG
- a CDS encoding glycogen-binding domain-containing protein: MMKLKSVRIAIILLFFTGIGIFAEEGMDWIGSFSSKELEMSDETEDQDTVYYLWQLESLKKNIAPRYIRYLDVESYVSSGKLIHRGILFTYNGLRDESVEICGSFNNWECSDMKRNQYGIYYTVIEPTQITDTYEDDPIYEYKFRVNGLLTYDPENFDKVEDGSGSYYSRFILDGKDTDRQTKTMVLEDSANEERDLRTVKFQIYLPNAEVVRVVGNFNDWNPEHDFLKKDRKGVFTLEKKLLPGEYHYQFIVDGEYMLDTYNPTTNIKVDTNESVSSLLVPERNFALERKM; this comes from the coding sequence ATGATGAAATTGAAATCCGTTCGTATCGCCATCATTTTACTCTTTTTTACTGGAATCGGAATCTTCGCCGAGGAAGGAATGGATTGGATTGGAAGTTTTTCCTCAAAAGAACTGGAAATGTCTGATGAAACGGAAGACCAGGATACAGTTTATTATCTTTGGCAGTTGGAAAGCCTCAAAAAAAATATCGCGCCACGTTACATTCGTTATCTCGATGTAGAATCCTATGTTTCTTCAGGCAAACTCATTCACCGTGGTATCCTTTTTACTTACAATGGACTCCGTGACGAATCGGTAGAAATCTGCGGAAGTTTTAATAACTGGGAATGTTCCGATATGAAACGGAACCAATACGGAATTTATTATACTGTGATTGAACCCACTCAAATCACTGATACTTATGAAGATGATCCAATTTACGAATATAAGTTCCGAGTGAATGGGCTTCTCACCTACGATCCAGAAAACTTTGATAAGGTGGAAGATGGGTCAGGTTCTTACTATTCCCGTTTTATTTTAGATGGGAAAGATACCGATCGCCAAACAAAAACAATGGTTTTGGAAGATTCTGCAAACGAAGAAAGGGATTTACGAACTGTAAAATTTCAAATTTATTTGCCCAATGCAGAAGTTGTAAGAGTGGTAGGAAATTTTAATGATTGGAACCCTGAACATGATTTTCTAAAGAAAGATCGAAAGGGTGTGTTTACTCTGGAAAAAAAATTATTACCCGGTGAATACCACTACCAATTTATCGTCGATGGAGAGTATATGTTGGACACTTACAATCCAACTACCAATATCAAAGTGGATACCAATGAATCGGTTTCTTCACTACTCGTTCCAGAAAGAAATTTTGCATTAGAACGTAAGATGTAA
- a CDS encoding ATP-dependent Clp protease adaptor ClpS, with amino-acid sequence MTNMGASQPSILEETEIRPRLNDGPWKVVLWDDDFHTYEYVIEMLMDVCQMPWEKAFQHAVEVDTRKKTIVFTGELEHAEFVHERILNYGPDPRMSSSKGSMTATLEK; translated from the coding sequence ATGACCAACATGGGAGCTTCCCAACCTTCCATTTTAGAAGAAACCGAAATTAGGCCCCGTCTGAATGATGGGCCTTGGAAGGTGGTCCTTTGGGACGATGATTTTCATACTTACGAATATGTGATCGAAATGTTAATGGATGTTTGTCAGATGCCTTGGGAAAAAGCTTTCCAACATGCGGTCGAAGTGGACACCAGAAAAAAAACCATAGTGTTTACTGGTGAATTAGAACATGCAGAATTTGTCCACGAACGGATCTTAAACTATGGACCTGACCCTCGTATGAGTTCCTCTAAAGGTTCTATGACTGCCACTTTAGAGAAGTAA
- a CDS encoding transketolase family protein: MGAPSQSTADKKATRDAYGEALVELGASRQDIVVLDADLSGSTKTADFKKKYPERFFNVGVAEQNLVGHAAGLALSGFVPFASSFAMFLSGRAWEVVRNSVVYPKLNVKLVASHGGITVGEDGASHQCIEDFAIMRVIPEMTVICPSDFNETKQVIHAIADYNGPVYVRVGRPAIPVIERENYKFQIGKAEVISEGKDVCIIANGVMVNEAMTAVGLLKEKGIHASLLNMATIKPLDKDAIIAKAKECGAIVTCEEHNVVGGLGSAVSELLSEEYPVPVIKVGMKDTFGKSGTWSGLLDYFGLRAKDVVSHAEIAISKKKK, encoded by the coding sequence ATGGGAGCACCTAGCCAATCAACAGCAGACAAAAAAGCAACAAGAGATGCCTACGGTGAAGCCTTAGTTGAGTTAGGTGCATCTAGACAAGATATTGTGGTTTTAGATGCCGATCTTTCTGGTTCCACTAAAACTGCAGACTTCAAAAAAAAATATCCTGAACGTTTTTTTAACGTAGGTGTCGCTGAACAAAACTTAGTTGGTCATGCGGCAGGTCTTGCCCTTTCTGGGTTCGTACCTTTTGCTTCCAGTTTTGCCATGTTTTTATCAGGTAGAGCTTGGGAAGTGGTTCGCAATAGCGTCGTTTATCCAAAGTTAAACGTGAAACTCGTTGCTTCTCATGGTGGGATCACTGTGGGAGAAGACGGTGCTTCTCACCAATGTATCGAAGATTTTGCGATCATGCGTGTCATTCCTGAAATGACTGTGATTTGTCCTTCTGATTTTAATGAAACCAAACAAGTCATTCATGCGATTGCCGATTACAATGGTCCTGTCTATGTAAGGGTTGGCCGACCAGCCATTCCCGTCATCGAAAGAGAAAACTATAAATTCCAAATCGGTAAAGCAGAAGTCATTTCTGAGGGAAAAGATGTTTGTATCATTGCCAATGGTGTGATGGTAAACGAAGCCATGACGGCAGTGGGACTATTAAAAGAAAAGGGAATTCATGCAAGCCTTCTCAATATGGCAACCATCAAACCTTTGGACAAAGATGCTATTATCGCCAAAGCAAAAGAATGTGGTGCGATTGTTACTTGTGAAGAACACAATGTAGTGGGTGGTCTTGGTTCCGCTGTTTCAGAACTGCTTTCAGAAGAATATCCTGTTCCCGTGATCAAAGTAGGAATGAAAGATACATTTGGAAAGTCAGGAACTTGGAGTGGTTTACTCGACTACTTCGGTCTCCGTGCCAAAGACGTAGTTTCTCACGCAGAAATCGCTATTTCCAAAAAGAAAAAATAA
- the metK gene encoding methionine adenosyltransferase, with protein MSSLKNYIFTSESVSEGHPDKVCDQISDAILDAYLAQDPKSRVACETLVTTNLVVIAGEITSKGKVDTQEVARDVIRKIGYNDINMYFDADFAVVASHVHAQSPDIAQGVNEGEGLHTEQGAGDQGLMFGFAIAETPELMPAPLYYSHKLLEHLSELRHTNKIDWLRPDAKSQVTIQYEDGKPKRVDTVVISTQHKPGVTHKQIEEAVIEECIKKMIPKELLTNTRYFINPTGKFEIGGPHGDTGLTGRKIIVDTYGGMGRHGGGAFSGKDPSKVDRSAAYMGRYIAKNVVAAGLAHKCEVQLAYAIGVAQPVSVLVDTFGTGTISDEEIAKRVLANFKLTPKGIVEGLDLLGKGRTYQETAAYGHFGRTGSTFTWEKTDKAEALKKG; from the coding sequence ATGTCCTCTCTTAAAAACTATATTTTCACTTCCGAGTCCGTATCCGAAGGACACCCGGACAAAGTCTGCGACCAAATCTCTGATGCCATTCTCGATGCGTACTTAGCCCAAGACCCAAAATCCCGTGTTGCTTGTGAAACTCTTGTCACTACCAATCTCGTTGTCATCGCTGGTGAGATTACCAGTAAAGGTAAAGTCGACACACAAGAAGTGGCTCGCGATGTAATCCGTAAAATCGGTTATAACGATATCAATATGTATTTTGATGCTGATTTTGCTGTGGTTGCATCCCACGTTCATGCACAGTCTCCAGACATTGCCCAAGGGGTAAACGAAGGAGAAGGTTTACATACAGAACAAGGTGCTGGTGACCAAGGCCTAATGTTTGGTTTTGCAATTGCAGAAACTCCTGAGCTTATGCCTGCTCCACTTTACTACTCACACAAACTATTAGAGCATTTATCAGAACTTCGCCACACAAACAAAATTGACTGGTTACGTCCAGATGCAAAATCACAAGTTACTATTCAATACGAAGATGGAAAACCAAAACGTGTTGATACAGTTGTGATCTCCACACAACATAAACCTGGTGTAACACACAAACAAATTGAAGAAGCTGTGATTGAAGAATGTATCAAAAAAATGATTCCAAAAGAACTTTTGACTAACACTCGTTACTTCATAAATCCTACTGGTAAATTTGAAATTGGTGGGCCACATGGTGATACAGGTCTTACTGGACGTAAGATCATCGTAGATACTTACGGTGGAATGGGTCGTCATGGCGGCGGTGCTTTTTCTGGAAAAGATCCATCCAAAGTAGACCGTTCCGCAGCCTATATGGGACGTTATATCGCTAAAAACGTAGTCGCCGCTGGACTCGCTCATAAATGCGAAGTGCAACTTGCTTACGCGATTGGTGTAGCACAACCTGTATCTGTTCTAGTTGATACATTTGGAACAGGAACTATTTCTGATGAAGAAATTGCAAAACGTGTTTTAGCTAATTTTAAACTCACTCCAAAAGGAATCGTAGAAGGTTTGGATCTTCTTGGAAAAGGAAGAACATACCAAGAAACGGCAGCTTATGGTCACTTTGGTAGAACAGGTAGTACTTTTACTTGGGAAAAAACAGATAAAGCAGAAGCTTTAAAAAAAGGATAA